CTGACGCAACCACGGTGATCAACCGCGGCGATGCAGACGTGCGCACGCAAGCCATCGACATGACCGGTGCCCCAGCGGCAGGTGCGAGTGTTGCACCGACTGCGCAGCCTGAGAGGCCCATGCCTGAGCCGTTGCCGCAGCGCACCGAACAGCTCGAGCTCTCCGGGGACGTCGCGTACACGCTGCCACCGAGCGAATACCTGCCGGCTGGCCCGCCGGCCAAGGAACGGTCTGAGGCCAACGACAAGGTTGTGCATGCGCTGCAGGAAACCTTGCGCGAATTTAAGGTCGACGCTGAAGTCACGGGCTTCTCGCGTGGCCCGACTGTGACCCGCTACGAGATCGAACTCGCCCCGGGCACCAAGGTTGAGCGCGTCACGAACCTGTCGAAGAACATCTCCTATGCCGTGGCTTCCTCGGATGTGCGCATCCTCTCGCCGATCCCGGGTAAGTCCGCGATCGGTATTGAGATCCCGAACACGGATAAGGAAGTCGTATCCCTCGGCGATGTTTTGCGTTCCAACGCGGCCCGCCGCACTGATCACCCGATGGTCATGGGCGTGGGTAAGGATGTTGAGGGCGGGTTCGTTGTAGCGAACATGGCGAAGATGCCTCACATGCTCGTGGCAGGTGCCACCGGTGCTGGTAAGTCCTCGTTCATCAACTCGCTCATCGTGTCCTTGCTCATGCGGGCAACCCCGGATGATGTCCGGCTTGTGCTGGTTGACCCTAAACGTGTTGAGCTCACCGCGTATGAGGGTGTTCCGCACCTGATCACCCCGATTATCACGAACCCTAAGAAGGCTGCTGAGGCGTTGCAGTGGGTTGTGAAGGAGATGGACACCCGTTACGACGATCTAGCGAACTTCGGTTTCAAACACGTCGATGACTTCAATAAGGCGGTGCGTGCAGGCAAGGTGACTCCGCCTGCCGGTTCTAAGCGGGTCATTAAGCCGTATCCGTACCTGTTGGTGATTGTCGATGAGCTCGCTGACCTCATGATGGTGGCCCCGCGCGATGTTGAAGATTCGATTGTGCGTATCACCCAGCTCGCTCGTGCCGCGGGTATCCACCTCGTGTTGGCGACCCAGCGTCCGTCGGTGGATGTTGTCACGGGCCTCATTAAGGCGAACGTGCCTTCGCGTATGGCGTTCGCTACCTCCTCGGTCACCGACTCCCGTGTGGTGCTGGATCAGCCGGGTGCAGAGAAGCTGCTGGGCCAGGGTGACGCTCTGTTCTTGCCGATGGGTAAGTCCAAGCCGATTCGTGTCCAGGGCGCGTGGGTTACAGAGTCCGAGATCCACAGGGTCGTTGAGCATGTCAAGGGCCAGCTGAGCGCGCACTACCGCGAGGATGTGGTCCCGGAGACCCAGAAGCGTGAGATCGACGCGGACATCGGTGATGACCTCGAAGACTTGCTGCGCGCTGTCGAGCTCGTGGTGACCTCGCAGTTCGGTTCGACCTCGATGCTGCAGCGTAAGTTGCGCATCGGGTTCGCGAAGGCCGGTAGGCTCATGGACCTCATGGAGTCCCGCGGCGTGGTCGGCCCATCCGAAGGCTCCAAGGCCCGCGATGTGCTGGTCAAACCTGAGGACCTTCCGCAGGTAGTGGCCGCGATCAACGGAACACCGGCGCCGGAGACCCCGGATGCCCAGCAACAGGCGCTAGCCGATGAAGCCGCCTATAACCATGCACCAACTCAAGCGGCGGAAGCGGGGGAGAACACCGCATCGAGCGCAGGGGCGGGCGCAGGTGCAGGCGGTGCTGGCGGCGGATACGCTGGGGACACGTGGCACGACGATGACGACGAGGAGTCCGAAGACGCATGGTCGCTGACAGGCCGGTAACCGGGGCAGGCCCACACGCGGGGCAGGCTTCGAGCTGGAACATCGCGAACATCCTGACCGGGATGCGGATTCTGCTGATCCCTGTATTCGTGGTGTTCATCGTCCTGGATGCCGCGCACTATGGCGCGTGGCGTTGGTGGGCGGTCGCGGTGTTCGTGGTCGCGACCCTTACCGACTGGCTTGACGGTGCTCTTGCGCGCCGGCTGAACCTTGTGACGGATTTCGGCAAGATCGCCGATCCGATTGCGGACAAGCTGCTCATGGCGGTTTCGCTCATCAGCTTGAGCGTGCTGGGGGATCTGACATGGTGGATCACCGCGATCATCCTGGTGCGCGAGATCGGTGTGACCGTGATGCGGTTCTGGGTCATCAAATACGGTGTGATCGCGGCGAGCCCGGGCGGGAAGATCAAGACGGTCGCGCAAATGCTGGGCACGTTCATCCTGCTGTTGCCGACCGCCCATTTTGTGCACGGTGTGTGGTGGGCCGGTTTCCTGATCATGCTGATTGCCGCCGCATTGACTCTGTGGTCCGCGATCGACTACGTGCGCCAGGCCGCCGCGCTGTATAAGAACCGTGAACGGTAGTGGTCACAGCGTGCGCGTGGATCAGCGAGGAAGGTGACTACGATGCGGGACGCAACAACGCTGGTGCGCGGGCTTGAGCGCGCCGGGCTGAGCATCGCTACGGGGGAGTCGCTGACGGCTGGTTTGGTTGCCAGCCGCATCGCCGATGTCCCGGGTGCCTCCGCCGTGTTGCAGGGCGGGGTGGTCGCTTATCAGGTGAGCGTCAAACGTGACGTTTTGGGTGTGGATGCGGGCCTTTTGGAGCGTCATGGCCCGGTGCACCCAGAGGTCGCTGAGCAGATGGCGGTGGGTGCGGCGCGAGCCTGCGGGGCGCGCATCGGGGTATCCACCACGGGTGTGGCAGGGCCTGAACCCCACGGAGGACATGCGACCGGGACGGTGTATATCGGTTGGGCGGTTCTCAACGAGGCTGGGTCCGAGATTCAAGCTCAGGGGCATGAGCTGTTGCAGCTGGAGGGGGACCGCGCAGCGGTGCGGAACGCGACCGTGGATGTCGTGCTGGCGCAAGGTGAACGTATCCTCGCTGCTTCCTGACAACTTCCTGATGATTAGGCCGTTTGGGAACAAACAGGGTCTGAACCTGGTTACGCTTAATGTCCGATCTTCTTTCGAGCAGTTCACACGAGTAGTTCACGCAAGCACACCACGCAAGCGGTTCAAGAACAGTTCAGATGGCTGAAGATATGCAAACCGCAAGGAGAAGCGAGATTTCAATGAACCGACAGCCCACCCACGTAAACGGAATTACCCGCTGGGCGGGCGTGGAAGACAACCCTTCCAAAAAGACTGAGGCAGTTCGCCGCCCCGTTGTCCTGCGACAAGAGATTGGCGAGGTTCTTCGCCAGATCCGCCAGCAGCAGGGCCGCACACTTCGCGAAGTATCCCACTTGGCTCGTGTATCGCTCGGATACCTCTCCGAGGTAGAGCGTGGCCAGAAGGAAGCCTCGAGTGAGCTTCTAGCATCGATCGCGGCCGCACTTGAAGTTCCGCTCGCCGTTGTATTGCGTGAAGTCACGCAGCGCATCGCGCTCATGGAGGGCCTGATCGACGGCAGCTCCGTGCCAGACACTATCCCTGCAGAGTTCTACGAACACGGCGGCGTGTCCGTTCCAGACGCCCTGCCAGAAGACTTCGGCACCGTTACTTCTGCCTAAAGGTGCCTCGGCCTAAGCACTACTTACATTCACGGGTGAGGGCGGATCCATTGCGGATCCGCCCTCACCTGTTTGTTGGTTGTTCGGAACTGACCACTCCAGTGTTAGCTTTTCTGGCTTGTTAGCCGTTCCGACTTTTAGCCGTCCCAGGGCGTGTCGCGTAAGGGGAGGTCGCGCCCCAGCCAGCGGGACTCGG
The Pseudoglutamicibacter albus DNA segment above includes these coding regions:
- a CDS encoding FtsK/SpoIIIE family DNA translocase, translating into MATRTSPGSQRSSSSSKSRSKRSGSKETTELNAESSEIPAPLRAIQRAWSSLGGIIGAGVRQLGEPVQLEPGTRRDGKALTWLVLALIVALVEWWGLRSVPVFGTYTHAAVGGLFGVMAVALPVVLFISAIQLFRRPTDHSVNGRISIGFLLALITGAGIAHVTTGRPELDGPFEMLWAGGGWVGWFVGEPLAALLTEGGAVVVLCLVGILSLLIITGTPVKKVPERIVGLYRLLMIGHEDPEHDVSGDRDGHDQSYLYDAERREKEKNKQAGKSKKSRRSLFGRKKDAEADAEAVEPGNSSEAYESPVIHDGAETDGAGADAANGGSADATEAITPPPGVRRPTRDEKRRAKLMRDAGVYNVEEHGGAGTPSEENNTANHDAANADPDATTVINRGDADVRTQAIDMTGAPAAGASVAPTAQPERPMPEPLPQRTEQLELSGDVAYTLPPSEYLPAGPPAKERSEANDKVVHALQETLREFKVDAEVTGFSRGPTVTRYEIELAPGTKVERVTNLSKNISYAVASSDVRILSPIPGKSAIGIEIPNTDKEVVSLGDVLRSNAARRTDHPMVMGVGKDVEGGFVVANMAKMPHMLVAGATGAGKSSFINSLIVSLLMRATPDDVRLVLVDPKRVELTAYEGVPHLITPIITNPKKAAEALQWVVKEMDTRYDDLANFGFKHVDDFNKAVRAGKVTPPAGSKRVIKPYPYLLVIVDELADLMMVAPRDVEDSIVRITQLARAAGIHLVLATQRPSVDVVTGLIKANVPSRMAFATSSVTDSRVVLDQPGAEKLLGQGDALFLPMGKSKPIRVQGAWVTESEIHRVVEHVKGQLSAHYREDVVPETQKREIDADIGDDLEDLLRAVELVVTSQFGSTSMLQRKLRIGFAKAGRLMDLMESRGVVGPSEGSKARDVLVKPEDLPQVVAAINGTPAPETPDAQQQALADEAAYNHAPTQAAEAGENTASSAGAGAGAGGAGGGYAGDTWHDDDDEESEDAWSLTGR
- the pgsA gene encoding CDP-diacylglycerol--glycerol-3-phosphate 3-phosphatidyltransferase, producing MVADRPVTGAGPHAGQASSWNIANILTGMRILLIPVFVVFIVLDAAHYGAWRWWAVAVFVVATLTDWLDGALARRLNLVTDFGKIADPIADKLLMAVSLISLSVLGDLTWWITAIILVREIGVTVMRFWVIKYGVIAASPGGKIKTVAQMLGTFILLLPTAHFVHGVWWAGFLIMLIAAALTLWSAIDYVRQAAALYKNRER
- a CDS encoding CinA family protein; its protein translation is MRDATTLVRGLERAGLSIATGESLTAGLVASRIADVPGASAVLQGGVVAYQVSVKRDVLGVDAGLLERHGPVHPEVAEQMAVGAARACGARIGVSTTGVAGPEPHGGHATGTVYIGWAVLNEAGSEIQAQGHELLQLEGDRAAVRNATVDVVLAQGERILAAS
- a CDS encoding helix-turn-helix domain-containing protein, with amino-acid sequence MNRQPTHVNGITRWAGVEDNPSKKTEAVRRPVVLRQEIGEVLRQIRQQQGRTLREVSHLARVSLGYLSEVERGQKEASSELLASIAAALEVPLAVVLREVTQRIALMEGLIDGSSVPDTIPAEFYEHGGVSVPDALPEDFGTVTSA